In Euphorbia lathyris chromosome 10, ddEupLath1.1, whole genome shotgun sequence, a single genomic region encodes these proteins:
- the LOC136209978 gene encoding protein TIC 214-like produces the protein MIFKSFILGNLVSLCMKILNSVVVVGLYYGFLTTFSMGPFYLLLLRARVIEEGEEGTEKKVSATTGFITGQLMMFISIYYAPLHLALGRPHTITVLALPYLLFHFFWNNHKHFFDYGSITRNSMRNLSIQFVFLNNLIFQLFNHFILPSSMLVRLVNIYMFRCNNKMLFVTSSFVSWLIGHILFMKWVGLILAWIQQNTSIRSNVLFRSNKYLVSELRNSMARIFSILLFITCLYSLGRTPSPIFTKKLKETSETEESEEETDVETTSETKGGGAKQEQEGSTEEDPSSSLFSEEKEDPDKIDEMEEIQVNGKEKIKDEFNFHFKETCYKNRPLYETFYLDGNQENSKLEILIEKNK, from the coding sequence ATGATTTTTAAATCTTTTATACTAGGTAATCTAGTATCCTTATGCATGAAGATACTCAATTCGGTCGTTGTGGTCGGACTCTATTATGGATTTCTGACCACATTTTCCATGGGGCCCTTTTATCTCTTACTTCTCCGAGCTCGGGTtatagaagaaggagaagaaggaacTGAGAAGAAGGTATCAGCAACAACAGGTTTTATTACGGGACAGCTCATGATGTTCATATCGATCTATTATGCGCCTCTGCATCTAGCATTGGGTAGACCTCATACAATAACTGTCCTAGCTCTACCCTATCTTTTGTTTCATTTCTTCTGGAACAATCACAAACACTTTTTTGATTATGGATCTATTACCAGAAATTCAATGCGTAATCTTAGCATTCAATTTGTATTCCTGAATAATCTCATTTTTCAATTATTCAACCATTTCATTTTACCAAGTTCAATGTTAGTCAGATTAGTCAACATTTATATGTTTCGATGCAACAACAAGATGTTATTTGTAACAAGTAGTTTTGTTAGTTGGTTAATTGGTCACATTTTATTCATGAAATGGGTTGGATTGATATTAGCCTGGATACAGCAAAATACTTCTATTAGATCTAATGTACTTTTTCGATCTAATAAGTACCTTGTGTCAGAATTGAGAAATTCTATGGCTCGAATCTTTAGTATTCTCTTATTTATTACCTGTCTCTACTCTTTAGGCAGAACACCGTCACCCATTTTTACTAAGAAACTGAAAGAAACCTCAGAAACGGAAGAAAGCGAGGAAGAAACTGATGTAGAAACAACTTCCGAAACGAAGGGGGGGGGGGCTAAACAGGAACAAGAGGGATCCACAGAAGAAgatccttcttcttcccttttttcgGAAGAAAAGGAGGATCCGGACAAAATCGACGAAATGGAAGAGATCCAAGTGAATGGAAAGGAAAAAATAAAGGATGAATTCAATTTTCACTTTAAAGAGACATGCTATAAAAATAGACCACTTTATGAAACTTTTTATCTGGATGGGAATCAAGAAAATTCGAAGTTAGAAATAttgatagaaaaaaataaataa